The Paramixta manurensis region AATGCCGCCGCGCCGACAATAGCCACGACAATGCCGAGTATCACATCTGTGCGTCGCATTTCTGTTACCCGTATAGCAGACATAATTTCTCCAATGCAGACATTCGTTTCGCTGAGGTATAAAAAATAATCAGAGGGGTGTCAAGAAACCATCAAACAAAATTGCGCGTGATGTGACCGGCTTGTCTTTTCCACGAAAAAAAAGTGACTATTCGCGTGAATAAGCTAGCTGTGTCGTTAAGGTCAGCAGAGGAGAAATCCATCACGCCGAAAGGTAGGGGCTGGCGTGATGGTGAGGCTTACGATGCCACGGTTTAGAAACAGAGAAATGAAGTTTGATCGCACTTTCCGTTAGACAGACAGATCGCGAAATTGCTGACGTATCTCTTTCAGTGCTTTTACCAAATTGATCTGCAGCTCTGGCAACAGACGGGTTACCGGCACTGCGACGGCAATAGAAGCTACAGGCCGATCCGCCGCGTTAACTAAGGCGATAGCGACCGAGCCGACGCCTTCTTCACTCTCTTCATAATTGGTGGCATAGCCCTGATGACGTACATCGTCCAGCGCGTTTTCCAGTGCGGCGAAGGATTTTATCGATCGGGTGGTTTTTATGGTTAACGCTTCATCGGCATACAGCGCGCGGACTTGTTCAGGCGAGAACTCGCCGAGTAAAGCTTTGCCCGCCGAGGTGCAATGCGCGGGTAAAACCTGCCCGGTGCGGGCAATCACGCGTAGAGTGCGATCGCTCTCGACTGAGTCAAGATAGCGAACCTGGCTGCCTTCGAGCGTAACCAGGTGTACGGTTTCGCCAAAGCGCGTCGCCAGGGTTTCGAGGAAGGGTCTGGCCTGTGTTCGGACGTCCATTTTCTGTACCACCGCCAGACCAATATCAACCAGCATTGGGCCGGGGCGGTAAGCGCGGGTCGCGTCCTGACGAACAAACCCGCGATGGATGAGCATCGCCAGTAGGCGATGAGCAGTGGAATGTGCGACACCAAGGTAATTGCATGCATCGGTCAGGCGCATACTTTGCTGCTCTCTAAACAACAGGAGTAGCCGCAATGCATTATCGACCGATGAAATGGGATAACTTGGGGAACCGCCTTCACTGGCTTTATTTTCTTCACTCACGGATAGTCTCTCCTGTTTAATTCCTTATAGCAGACAATATTGACAATATTTATCGAGATTGTCCACATAGGGGTAAATTTTATCTTGACTTGAATGAAAACTGATAACACTATCGAAACTGTTCTCTGTGAGGACACACTTTCTTTAAGTTAGACATCACATAAACGAGAGGAGAAATGGGATGCGTATTCGTCACATTGGTGTTGTTACCAAAGATCTCGAACGAGCAGCCACGTTTTATGAGAAAGTCTTCGGTTTTAAACGCTTGGGCCCGGTACGTACCCCTGGACACTATCCGGGGAAAGCGATTGATATGAGCGATGGAGAGGTGAACTACTCCTTGCTCTGCCCGGATGAGCGTGTGGAGATGGTGCCCTGGCAGCAAGGGACACTGGGTACGAACCACGTTGGAATCGAAACCGATAATATTACCGGTGTTATTGAAGCGCTTAAAGAGTACGACATTGAAATCTACGGTGAAGATAAGCAACAGGTGCCTCCCCGTTTTTTCAAGTTTCTGGATCTGGACGGTGCTGAAATCGATGTAGCTACCATAGATCGTAGCTGGAAATTCTGAGTTCGCCGGATGGCAGACACGCCCAGGCGGGAGGGGGAGTATGCGATCGATTGAATCCAGGCATCGCCGCTCTTATCCTGCCTGGTTGCGCGTTATGGCAGTGTTTGCGCGCATTGGATGTACGGCTTTTGGCGGCGGCAGCGCTACCGTAGCCTCAATGCGCCAGGCCTGTCTGCGCCATCACTGGATGAATGAACAACAATTTGTTTCTACGCTGGTACTTTCGCGCCTGACACCGGGGATTAGCATCCTGGCGCAATCTTTACTTATTGGACGCGCTTCAGCCGGCGTGCCGGGTATGTTTGCCGCTCTGACGGGTTTGCTGACGCCTGCGTTGGCGATTACGTTCGCGCTGACGTGGCTTTATCAGACCATTCATAATCAGCCTGGCGTTGCGGGTCCTCTGCATGCTGTTGTCGCCACTGCCGCCGGGTTTACCGTGGCGTTAACGTTGCAACTAATGCGTGATGTTTTTCGCGGCCAGCGAATTGTCGTGGTATCGCTGGTGCTTATTTTTTACATCGCGTTGGCTTTTTGGGTAAACAATCCTCTCATTGTTATGGGCAGCGCCATTATTACCGCACTCCTTTTCCCTTCACTGTTTGAACCTGCCGCGCCTAAGCCAACATCTGTCGAACCCCGTAATAATAAAGCCGAGGAGCCATGACATTAACGCACCTTTTCTTGGTTATTTTTATGGCGAGCCTTCTGAGTTTCGGCGGCCTGAGTTCACTTCCTATCTTACGCGGACAATTACAAAATGCCGGTTTACCCGCCGATGTTCTGCTACTGAACGCGTTGGCGATTGGTAACATTGCGCCTGGCCCTAATGGGCTCTATCTGGTGGTTATGGGGTATTTTATCGGTGGGATCAAAGGGGCTTGTATATCGGTTGTTGCGCTGATCGCGCCGCCTTTTCTGATTATCGTTCTGGAACGTATTCGCAGCCGTCTGTTACATCTACGCCGTTTTCGCGCGGTGATGTTCTCTTTGAGCCTGGCGGTCGTTGCGGTGTTGGTTCCCTCCAGCGCTTCGCTCGTCAGCCATGCGGCAACGGATGTCCTCGGCATGATAATGGCAGCGACGGGCACACTATTATTATTGGTGCGGCTACCGTCGCTGGTGGGTATTGCTTTGGCAATCGTGGTCGGTTGCCTGGTTACCTAACAACCGACCTGTTTCACTTTGCGGTTTAGTGAATATTTTTATCCAACCAGCTTTGGATAAATTGAGCGGCCTGCAAATTATTCTCTTCCAGCATAATAAAGTGCCCATTCCCTTTTATCCCGGCATCAGGCAGGCGGATAAAATCATTTTTAACCCCTGCCTGTGTGAGATATTTCGAGGTGCAGTGATCAAATGGAACATGATATGACGATGCGCTGCCGACCATTAAAATCGGCACCTGCGCCAGATTAACCAGCTGATGCGCCGGTGTAGCTTGTAGCCAGCAACGGGTAACGTCCGCACTATCGGCTTTCGATTGTAACGTCGGTTTCAGCGCCTCAGGATCGGTGAGGGCCGGGCTGTAGGTTAAAGGGGTTTGCGTAATACCGTACGGACGCACCACCTTCTTGCCATATTTAAACCAGTCCGGCGCGCCGACATCTTTAAGGTTGTAAAACGGCGGGCCGCTGGATTCGACGGCAACTAACGCTTTCACACCTTTTGGTCGATCATTCGCAATTCCCCAGCCGATCGGGCCGGATTGCGAATGGGTCAACATGATTATCGGCCCAATCTTATCAATTAACTTGTCGACCGCTGAGCGATTAAGCGTTTCATTCTGTTGGAGATTCGTCATGTCTTCGACCTGGGCGGCAAAAAATTGGTCGAAAGTTTTATCACCCGGCTTACCCATCCCTGGCCATTGAGTATGTTGCTTCGCCTGCGGGTAGAGATTTTTATCTTGTTGACGAGAAAACCAGCTCATTGAGTACTCGGTACTGGGTTTACGCGTCGGGCCATAACTGTCCGGGTAGTAACCGGAACGGCCTCGCCCAACCTGGTCGACGACGTAGACCGCGTAGCCCTGGCTGAGAAACCAGGTCGCCCATCCTTCGCGTCCATCGGGCGTTTCGTAATAACCGGCTCCGGTTTGGCCGCCACCGTGAATTAAGACAATTGGCCATCGGTGGGTTTGTTTTGCCGGGATCTGATACTGAACGTACATTTGTCCCGCCATTCGCTGCCCATTATCGGTTGGCGTATAACTGCCCTCAACGTAAAAATTTCCCTGGCTTTGTATGGTTATCGGCCCTTTTTGTAGGGTAACGCGTTCGCTGCCCGGCGTCTGGGCCAGCGCGTTTGCCAACGGCAATCCACAGAAAAAAGCGGTAGTACAGAGAAAACCTAACGTATTTCGACCTTTCATTATTACTTACCTTGTTGGTGAGTAGATTTCCTTGCCGAATGGAAAGTCACCCCAACCACAGTCGAACAGGGGAAATAATCCCAGGCAAGCGCCCGGATTACGACACTGCCGGTCATAATCGGTAGATGGTCCTTTAGAGTTATTTCTTTATTAAGGACATCATTTCTACATATAAGATAGTGCTTATCGAGCGTCAATCCGATGGGTAGGCTAATTGTCGATAATGTGAGCTGGTGATGCCTTTTGTATAAAAGACATGCTGTCTTTATGAGGGAAATAACAAGAATGGAGAGACCTCAAGAGAGGAAGATCAACGACCAGTAGGGAGAGGGTGATTGTCTGGCGAGCGGTGAGGTGGCCCGACACCGGGCCACCGGGATAAAGACTTATTCGGCGCCAATTGATGATGAGACGCGCCACCGATCAACATTGCCTTCTTGTGCGTAACGATCGATTTCTTTTAACTCAGCATCGCTAAAACTGAGGTTGTTCAATGCATCCAGTGAGTTATCCAATTGCGCTACCGTGCGTGCGCCAATGAGGGCGGAGGAAACACGCGGATCGCGCAATGCCCAGGCAATGGCCATTTGCGCCAGCGTTTGTCCCCGGCGTTGTGCAATATCGTTCAGCGCACGAATACGCTGTAGGTTTTCCTCGCTGAGCATGCCTTCGTCCAGCGAACCGCCACGCGATGCGCGCGCATCCTGTGGAATCCCTTTCAGGTATTTCTCTGTCAGCATGCCTTGTGCCAGCGGCGAAAAGGCAATGCAACCGGCGCCAATTTCCTCCAGCGTATCCAGCAAGCCGTGCTCGATGGTGCGGTTTAGCATGGAGTAATTGGGTTGATGGATAAATAACGGCACGCCTTCATGGCGTAAAATCTCTGCCGCCTGGCGGGTAAGGGCCGGAGAGTAGGAAGAGATTCCCACATAGAGGGCTTTCCCCTGCCGATGGAGCTGGACGAGCGCACCGATAGTCTCCTCCAGCGGCGTATTCGGATCGACGCGGTGCGAATAAAAAATATCGACATAATCCAGTTTCATGCGGCGCAAACTCTGCTCACAACTGGCGATCAGATGCTTACGCGTGCCGGTTGGGCCACCGTAGGGGCCGGGCCACATTGGCCAGCCAGCTTTCGTGGAGATCACCAGTTCATCGCGATAGGGGGCGAAGTCTTGCGCCAGCCAGCGACCAAAGTTCTCCTCCGCTGAGCCCGGCGGCGGGCCGTAGTTATTGGCGAGGTCAAAATGGGTCACGCCGCGATCAAAAGCACGCCGCAAAATCAGGCGACCGGTCTCAAAATTGTCAACGCCGCCGAAATTTTGCCACAGACCAAGCGATATGGCGGGTAATACCATGCCGCTTTGCCCGACGCGACGCCAGGACATCGAACCTTCATAACGGGATGGATTAGCTAAGTAATTCATACTTTGATGGATCTCCCTGAAGTGTGGTTGACTAACGGTTACCATAACGAATGTGGCGATTAAAGAACATGGTCTTTTGCCTGCCATCATTCCGGGGATGATAGCTGTTCCATTTTGGCGGCGCTGTCGCCAGCTGCGTCATTCGGTGTGGCCTGATAAAAAAATGAGACTGAAAAAACAGGATAGTTATGGATACCTCGATTGTTACCCCTTCCGGGTCTGAACAAGAAATGGCGCGCCGCGCGGCTTGGGGAAGTTTTGCCGGCGCGGTGGTCGATTGGTATGACTTTTTATTGTATGGCATTACTGCTGCGCTGGTGTTTAATCACGCCTTCTTTCCACAAATCAGTCCGGCAATGGGCACGTTAGTGGCGTTTGCGACCTTTGGCGTCGGCTTTTTATTTCGCCCTTTAGGTGGCATTGTTTTTGGGCATTTTGGCGATCGGCTCGGGCGCAAAAAAATGTTGATGCTTACCGTGTGGATGATGGGTTTAGCCACCGCCGCGATCGGTTTGCTGCCCGGCTACGCGACGCTTGGCTGGGGCGCGCCGGTATTATTGGTGATCTTGCGTGCTATTCAGGGGTTTGCGGTCGGTGGCGAATGGGGCGGTGCGGCATTGCTGGCGGTAGAAAATGCGCCTGCCGGTAAAAAGGCGTTTTATAGCAGTGGCGTTCAGGTGGGCTACGGCGTTGGGCTATTACTGGCTACCGGGTTGGTGTCGCTGATTAGCCACTTTTCCACGGAGGCGGATTTTTTAAGTTGGGGCTGGCGGTTGCCCTTCTTATTTAGCTTGGTGCTGGTGGCGATAGCCTGGCGTATTCGGGCCGGAATGGCGGAATCGCCAGCCTTTTTGGCGCAGCAAGAATCCACGGAGAAAAAAGAGACGTTACCGGTTATTGAGGCGTTACGTCGCCATCCTGGCGCGTTCTTACTGATTATCGCGCTTAGGTTATGCGAGCTGTTGACCATGTATATCGTAACCACCTTCGCCCTCAATTATTCCACCTCAACGCTGGGATTATCGCGTGAGTTGTTTCTGAATATTGGGTTATTGGTGGGGGCGGTTAGTTGCCTGACTATTCCCTGTTTCGCGTTGCTGGCCGATCGCTTTGGACGCCGCCGCGTCTATATTACCGGCGCACTGCTTGGCGCGATCAGCGCTTTTCCGTTTTTTCTGGCGATGGAATCACACGCTACGCTGGCAATTGTTTTCTTTTCGCTGATGCTAGCCAATGTTGCCCACGATATGGTGGTTTGCGTGCAGCAGCCAATGTTTACCGAGCTGTTTGGTACCCGTTATCGCTATAGCGGCGCGGGCGTTGGGTATCAGGTGGCAAGTGTGGTTGGCGGCGGGTTCACTCCCTTTATTGCCGCCGCGCTGGTGAGTTTTTCCGGCGGTAGTTGGCACAGTGTGGCTATCTATCTCACCGCCGGTTGTCTTATCTCTGCTTTTTCTGCATTGTGGGTTAATCCCTTACATTCTGCGGACTCGGCGCCTCGGTAACCGTTACGGTTACCGAACCGTTCTCATTTCGTTGTCACAAAACTGTCATAGTTTGTACATTTAGCTGTCATCAAACTGTCCTATTTTCCCTCCTGCAGCAATCCAGATTCTTACTAAAACGGCATACAGCCTGACTTTTACTCCCCTGGAGGGAATATGACACTGATGCGTAGCACCGTTGCCCGAATCGTCGCAGCAACCCTTTCTATTAGCGCGGTTTCTGCGTTTGCAGCTACCGATCTGACGGGCGCTGGCGGTACATTCCCGGCCCCGGTTTATGCCAAGTGGGCAGCAGAATATCAGCAAGCGACCGGTAGCAAGGTTAACTACCAAGGCATTGGCTCTTCCGGCGGCGTGAAGCAAATTATTGCTAAAACCGTAGATTTTGGCGCCTCGGATGCCCCGTTGTCTGATGATGATTTGCAGAAAAATGGTCTGTTCCAGTTCCCAACGGTTATTGGCGGCGTGGTTCTGGCCGTTAACCTGCCGGGTATTCAATCCGGTCAGTTAACCCTGGATGGTCAAACGGTTGGCGATATTTATCTGGGCAAAATTAAAAAATGGAATGACCCGGCAATCGCCAAACTTAACCCGGGCGTCAAATTGCCTGCCATCAATATTGCTGTCGTGCGTCGTGCAGACGGTTCCGGTACCTCATTCGTCTTCACCAGCTATCTGTCTAAAGTGAATAGCGACTGGAGTAGCAAAATTGGTAAAGGCAACACCGTTAACTGGCCAACAGGCTTAGGCGGCAAAGGTAAT contains the following coding sequences:
- a CDS encoding IclR family transcriptional regulator codes for the protein MSEENKASEGGSPSYPISSVDNALRLLLLFREQQSMRLTDACNYLGVAHSTAHRLLAMLIHRGFVRQDATRAYRPGPMLVDIGLAVVQKMDVRTQARPFLETLATRFGETVHLVTLEGSQVRYLDSVESDRTLRVIARTGQVLPAHCTSAGKALLGEFSPEQVRALYADEALTIKTTRSIKSFAALENALDDVRHQGYATNYEESEEGVGSVAIALVNAADRPVASIAVAVPVTRLLPELQINLVKALKEIRQQFRDLSV
- a CDS encoding VOC family protein, which gives rise to MRIRHIGVVTKDLERAATFYEKVFGFKRLGPVRTPGHYPGKAIDMSDGEVNYSLLCPDERVEMVPWQQGTLGTNHVGIETDNITGVIEALKEYDIEIYGEDKQQVPPRFFKFLDLDGAEIDVATIDRSWKF
- a CDS encoding chromate transporter; translation: MRSIESRHRRSYPAWLRVMAVFARIGCTAFGGGSATVASMRQACLRHHWMNEQQFVSTLVLSRLTPGISILAQSLLIGRASAGVPGMFAALTGLLTPALAITFALTWLYQTIHNQPGVAGPLHAVVATAAGFTVALTLQLMRDVFRGQRIVVVSLVLIFYIALAFWVNNPLIVMGSAIITALLFPSLFEPAAPKPTSVEPRNNKAEEP
- a CDS encoding chromate transporter, with protein sequence MTLTHLFLVIFMASLLSFGGLSSLPILRGQLQNAGLPADVLLLNALAIGNIAPGPNGLYLVVMGYFIGGIKGACISVVALIAPPFLIIVLERIRSRLLHLRRFRAVMFSLSLAVVAVLVPSSASLVSHAATDVLGMIMAATGTLLLLVRLPSLVGIALAIVVGCLVT
- a CDS encoding alpha/beta hydrolase, with amino-acid sequence MKGRNTLGFLCTTAFFCGLPLANALAQTPGSERVTLQKGPITIQSQGNFYVEGSYTPTDNGQRMAGQMYVQYQIPAKQTHRWPIVLIHGGGQTGAGYYETPDGREGWATWFLSQGYAVYVVDQVGRGRSGYYPDSYGPTRKPSTEYSMSWFSRQQDKNLYPQAKQHTQWPGMGKPGDKTFDQFFAAQVEDMTNLQQNETLNRSAVDKLIDKIGPIIMLTHSQSGPIGWGIANDRPKGVKALVAVESSGPPFYNLKDVGAPDWFKYGKKVVRPYGITQTPLTYSPALTDPEALKPTLQSKADSADVTRCWLQATPAHQLVNLAQVPILMVGSASSYHVPFDHCTSKYLTQAGVKNDFIRLPDAGIKGNGHFIMLEENNLQAAQFIQSWLDKNIH
- the mgrA gene encoding L-glyceraldehyde 3-phosphate reductase, with the protein product MNYLANPSRYEGSMSWRRVGQSGMVLPAISLGLWQNFGGVDNFETGRLILRRAFDRGVTHFDLANNYGPPPGSAEENFGRWLAQDFAPYRDELVISTKAGWPMWPGPYGGPTGTRKHLIASCEQSLRRMKLDYVDIFYSHRVDPNTPLEETIGALVQLHRQGKALYVGISSYSPALTRQAAEILRHEGVPLFIHQPNYSMLNRTIEHGLLDTLEEIGAGCIAFSPLAQGMLTEKYLKGIPQDARASRGGSLDEGMLSEENLQRIRALNDIAQRRGQTLAQMAIAWALRDPRVSSALIGARTVAQLDNSLDALNNLSFSDAELKEIDRYAQEGNVDRWRVSSSIGAE
- the shiA gene encoding shikimate transporter, which translates into the protein MDTSIVTPSGSEQEMARRAAWGSFAGAVVDWYDFLLYGITAALVFNHAFFPQISPAMGTLVAFATFGVGFLFRPLGGIVFGHFGDRLGRKKMLMLTVWMMGLATAAIGLLPGYATLGWGAPVLLVILRAIQGFAVGGEWGGAALLAVENAPAGKKAFYSSGVQVGYGVGLLLATGLVSLISHFSTEADFLSWGWRLPFLFSLVLVAIAWRIRAGMAESPAFLAQQESTEKKETLPVIEALRRHPGAFLLIIALRLCELLTMYIVTTFALNYSTSTLGLSRELFLNIGLLVGAVSCLTIPCFALLADRFGRRRVYITGALLGAISAFPFFLAMESHATLAIVFFSLMLANVAHDMVVCVQQPMFTELFGTRYRYSGAGVGYQVASVVGGGFTPFIAAALVSFSGGSWHSVAIYLTAGCLISAFSALWVNPLHSADSAPR
- the pstS gene encoding phosphate ABC transporter substrate-binding protein PstS, whose translation is MTLMRSTVARIVAATLSISAVSAFAATDLTGAGGTFPAPVYAKWAAEYQQATGSKVNYQGIGSSGGVKQIIAKTVDFGASDAPLSDDDLQKNGLFQFPTVIGGVVLAVNLPGIQSGQLTLDGQTVGDIYLGKIKKWNDPAIAKLNPGVKLPAINIAVVRRADGSGTSFVFTSYLSKVNSDWSSKIGKGNTVNWPTGLGGKGNDGVAAFVQRLPGSIGYVEYAYAKQNKLAYTKLVDADGESVSPTEETFSNAAKGADWSKSFAQDLTYQKGADAWPITSTTFILVYKNQTNAQKGAEVLKFFDWAYKGGAKTATDLDYATLPAAVTEQVRSAWTANVKDGSGKPLYP